The following is a genomic window from Terriglobia bacterium.
CACGACTTGGACGTCGAAGAAATCGACTAGTCACGAATCGTTATGGACAATAAGATCTGTGGCGTTCATGCCGTCTACGAAGCTCTCGCTGCGCGGCGGCACCCGATCGAACGCATTCACATCGCCCGCGAAGCGCATTCTTCCAAGCTGAAAGAAATCCTCGATCTCGCGCGGGAGGCCAGTGTTCCTGTTCGCAAGGAAGAGCGCGCCGTCCTCGACCGGATGGCCGAGGGAACTGTGCATCAAGGAATCATCGCAATTTCCGCCGCGCTCCAATATTCGGATTTCGAAGTATTGTTCAAAGCGGAAAAGCCGGTTGTCGTCGTGCTCGATGGAGTGGAAGATCCACATAATCTCGGCGCGGTCATGCGGACAGCCGAGGGATGTAACGCCTCCGGGATTGTGGTTCCGGAGCGTCATTCGGCTCCGCTAAGCGCGACGGTTGTTAAGGCGTCGGCCGGTGCTTCGGCATATATACCAGTCGTACGGGTCAAAAACCTGGTCTATGCGATCGATAAAATGAAGGAACGCGGTCTCTGGATCGTGGGAATCGACCCCGGCGGCACGCAGAATTGGACCGATTTTGACTACAGAGGCCCGACGGCCCTG
Proteins encoded in this region:
- the rlmB gene encoding 23S rRNA (guanosine(2251)-2'-O)-methyltransferase RlmB; the encoded protein is MDNKICGVHAVYEALAARRHPIERIHIAREAHSSKLKEILDLAREASVPVRKEERAVLDRMAEGTVHQGIIAISAALQYSDFEVLFKAEKPVVVVLDGVEDPHNLGAVMRTAEGCNASGIVVPERHSAPLSATVVKASAGASAYIPVVRVKNLVYAIDKMKERGLWIVGIDPGGTQNWTDFDYRGPTALVLGGEHRGLRRLVREHCDVLVRIPMLGNIASLNISVAAGVLLYEVVRQRGTS